Below is a genomic region from Triticum aestivum cultivar Chinese Spring unplaced genomic scaffold, IWGSC CS RefSeq v2.1 scaffold152717, whole genome shotgun sequence.
AATTTAAGACTGAACTGACGCTAACAGGGCTATATACTCTTTGTACGTAGCTTGTGCTGCACCATTGGAGTGACGACGACTGCGTGAAGATCCTTACCCAGTGTAAGAATGCCATTCCTTCCCGTGAAGAAGGAGGGAAGGTGATTGTCATTGACATTGTGGTCGAACCATCATTAGGACCTGTCATGTTTGAGGCCCAGACTCTCATGGACTTGCTCATGCTTGTGTTCACGAGAGGCCGTCAACGTAGCGAAAATGACTGGCGTGAGCTCTTCATGAAAGCAGGGTTCACC
It encodes:
- the LOC123177631 gene encoding probable O-methyltransferase 2, translated to GDGKTARAITKAHPHVKCTVLDLPKVIQKTSSDCVVNYVAGDLFHTVPKAQAVMLKLVLHHWSDDDCVKILTQCKNAIPSREEGGKVIVIDIVVEPSLGPVMFEAQTLMDLLMLVFTRGRQRSENDWRELFMKAGFTDYKIIKKLGARGVIEVYK